CATCGTGTTTTTTGTTACTCGATACTGTTTGTAGCACGTAATCGACAGTAAAATGGCTTTATGCCCAGTGACACCGATATACTCGTTTGGTCTAATCTAACCCCGCGTTCGTTAGTGCACTGGCACTAATCATTCATAATAATGAAGGATTATTCTCGTAAATAATGATACTGAGTAATAACAGAAATGTTGGTTTATCTAAATTGATGGAGAGAGGAATTAACAGTATAATATTGTCGCCTCTAAAAATACAACCATGAATCCTTATAATGTTATTCGCAAACTCATTGGCCTTTCGATTTACTCGACATTTAGCATTATTTTCTGCTATTGTCTCTTAATCGTTTTCTACTCGAATACAGTTTGTCTATAAAGTCGTGACATAAAATGAGGGCGCTTTTTTTCTTCATGTAGCAACCCTAtacaatttgaccaaatgagttTGATACTAGGGCAATTTAATTAAGAGTAGATTTTTCTATCCTTAGATATCTTTTGACTgatgaataaacttgtcattttgacatattttccatactaaaactgtcaatgtgccaatcttattcttcagttaaaagttatccgacgattgaaaaatcagcccttaaccaATTTAGACGACGATATTTTGTTTCTGTTTTAATAcctacagtaggtacctatgcttATGAAAGGTTTTACCAAGCATTTTTATTGAatcagcataaaaaaaaaacgcatcaTACATAGTTAATAAAGACATTTATTAATCACTTTCATCATCGGATTCCAAATATTCGATGTTAAGAAAAGTTTCGTTGCCACCTTCATAAGCAGCGCTGTCATCATTCACATCATCATCTTCACTGCTGGTATTATCGCCTAAGCAAATAACCAATTGTCTTGGTACAGGTCCATAACTATAATGGATGGCTCATGAAGATTTGGTATTAGTTTTTCTTTAATCCACTTCGTAAAGTTATGCGCATTCATTTCTGAATGGTAGTCTTTCAAATTATTTCTGCCAGTGAATATGAGGAGGCAGTTTGAAACAAACCCCTTTTCGCTTCCAGCATGGACTATGATGTAACGCTTTCCTTTGAAAATGTCTTTTGTGATACCTTTGATGTTTAGAGATTGCGAACATTTTGTGACCTggtgaaaaaataaatagattcttgttagtgaacattttataaaattatacatccatactaatattattaagaagaaagatttCATTGTTAGTTTGTTTGGATGGGGGTTTAAGGGGGTATAAGAGGGAGGGGGAGGGTGTAATTGGCtttgaaactactggaccgatttgaaaaaatatttcatcattacaatctaaaaaaactgcttaacataggctataatattatataggtTACCTTATATGAAGAATGAATATAGCTCACATCAAACAAAAAACATGCAaaagatgaaaaatgttatttacctACCTCTTTTTGTaccgtgtaaaaaaaatatattttttggcgCAGAgcacaaatattaaaattatccatTTCTTTCTTTGGTCGGCCTTGCCTGTGTTTCCCaggaattttaaattttccattattctgaaaaccctcattgactaTGCGCCTAACCGTACTCTCtgattttcctgaaaaaaaGAAGTTCAAATTTTAAAGGGATGGAAAGAATAACTACAAtacctaactaatattatttattgttaaagattTACCAACAAGATATCATTTCACATGCATTTACATTATAAGAGctaaatcataatcataaaaaaatattgcaacaaattattgtttttgtagacGGACAACTTGATGTGAAAGTGATGTCATACAGTTAACAATGGCCAAAGCGAACGGGTAATATAGATATGAAgcaattaattcaaattcaaaattcgtaGAAAACTTGACTGAATTGATGTATCAAAAGAAATGGTCGTACTACAATATATCCTACTTACAATGAAAATTTAACCTAAAAATGTCCTATGTAAACAATGCCTGTTTTGGTCACCAAATCGCATAATGCAGTAAATTTGTTACTTTAGGTAGATTATAAACAAGCAGTAACACGATTACGTACCCGTCAAAGATGCTGTTCGCCCTTAAACATCATCCAAATCCCACAAAATTTGACCAACTTGGTACTCCGCGGAACATTGCtggaaaactttaaaaatcactttccgCGTGGCACTCCAATTTACTTTACTCATTGTTTATACTTTTCTTCGTAGCTGAGTAATAATTTACTGGAGATTagtcaaacaataaaaaccacaaaaTGAAAATCGTTCCACAACTTGTTCTCGATGACAGCTGATGTACATATGTTTAGTGAACTCTGGTGTTGCCAGACACATGAATAATGTTAGTTCCTCAAACATTCATGTCACGACTTTATAGACAGACTGTACTCTCAAGCTCAAcctatttaaaattacctactttttatttgaagataGCTATTGTTGCAACTTTCCCGGGCCAGGAGAAATTGTTCGAAAGAAACGGAAAAGAATCGTTCATTAGATTAGACATAGACATTACTCACGAGCTCACCAGCCAGATTTCCTGAACAGTGATATAACAAAAAATAGGATTGTACAGTAAGAAATCTCATCAGTAACAACGCTGTCTTGGCAACGTTAGTCAAACTTAGAAATGCAGTTAGTGTTTACAAAATAAGAAATCACCAAGaagaaacaatagaaaaagtTTTCGATTTAGCCTAAAACTAAGAGCAACATAAAAAGGAAAATTTCCAAACCAGAAAACTGTTGCTAAACACTACAATATTAATGCTAAGTGTGAAATATTCTAGACATTTACCAGCAGCATCTCGAAAATTCTATTTGCGACTAACTAAACTAGACCTTGTTGGAATTTATGCCAACTGCGAACGCGCTTATGAATTGATAAATGGTAACTGCCGCTTTGGGTGGGAGAACTAATGAAAAAGCAAATGCTGGTTAAATGTAAATACATTTTGTTCCGTTGGAGATTACAGATATTCATGACTATATTGACAAGTGAAAACAGCCCGAAGCTATTCATATTGAGCTAATAAAATTCACGTGCTGAAACGAATTTCAATGTTGTGCTAAGTCAGATACTGATGAATGTATATTTTCTGGAATTATACATATAGATAAATACCTGTCTCTAAACGTAAACATTCGATCCTAATTGCTGACGCAGACAGTTCATTACATAGTTGTTTATTCAGTAAAAGGTTAACGATCAATCAAAACAAATGAAGCAGAGGCACGCAGCGTCATTGTGTCAAGGCGAAATAAGAAGTACCGACTTCCTATGGCTTGGAGCAATCAAATCAGTGAATTGTCTCAAACATGCTCTGTATATTGGCGCTAGATTATGCTTCGATTGAGTGAGAGTGTGTGGTTTATTCGTACAGCACTCATACACTCGCAGAGATCGTACGATGTCTTTCGACCAATGGCGTCGAGCGGCGTGGTGGGCTCGTCACCCCACCACAGCTTCGGAATGCATGGTTCTGAGAACGGCACTGTTAAAAATAACTACCTGTTTATCAGGACGCACACGGCATTCGATGATAGCAGCTGTTGTCGTCGTGTGGCAGATCCGATCCGCGTATTTTGCTTTTTTAAGATTATGAATTAAGTcttctaattaaaaaaacaaaacttgtaggtatttttgtattatcttgagttgtattctatttatttcaaaaacttttttttaaatatttttctacgcTCTACTTTATTTCTTTCAAAGGATGGATTAATGATTTTAGATGTTGGGTTAATAAAACACTGTtcattacttatttaaaatttttatttacttctgtAGGTGGAGTTAATTGGTAAATTAATAACAACAGTAAACTTGCTATACCTGTAAATATCACAATTGTATACTtttattatgaaagaaaattgtGAAGTCTAGTCATATTTAATCAATGTAAttgattcaattcaattcaaattttaagaatcatcatcatcaacagccttttacagcccactgctggactatgagcctcctccactataattttaggaataataacttttaaataataacTCATTAAGATACAAAGCAATTTTCGATCTTAGATTAAAAGGGTTATATTTTCCTAGTCAAGATTCGTAGCTACGATTGTAAAAAATCAAAACTGAATATAGTGTtttgctaaaaaaatatttttccttcaACAAAAGGATCAACCTCCAATAAACTCCTATTAAAAGACGAGAGAAAACCTTAAAAAGTTCCAACATCCAATTAACGGATAATTCCGCGGATCGGATACCACTTACGGTCGGATTTGTCTCGTGATCTCATCGCATGTGGACGAACAGCTGATCGCGCGTGCCGACCACGTGAACACGACCGCTGTCGCCACCCGCGAGCAGTGACGCGTTGTGTGCACAAATGTTTAGTCGCCGATAACCATCGAGCGAGTGTGCGTCAAACCTtactttatttctttttctgcAAATTTTATTGCGTTGTGCCAGTAACCGACGTTTGAACGCAagaatttaactttattttcaagAGAATGACCTTGTTGACAACGTTTGGAAGAGATGTTTCCTCATTAATCATTGTAGGTAGTTAGTAATGGAATTTTagcatatttttcataaaaactaaCATCTTCATTACAACGTTTTAATTTAGTAGGTAAGGTAAACTATTCGTCACACcgaaaacaattgaaaatacGCAGCTGAAATTAGATTGTCAATGCTGTTTTATGTAAATAGGTTGTAGTAACCTTATGGGAGAAATAACAGTAGGTAATTCACGCCATCTAAATCTGAAAATAACTTGACTTTCATTATTTGTTACATTTTCATACATTCTCGGAATCAATTtgatgaattttaaaattatagatAGAGTCAATTGATTGGACTAAGCAGGTAGCCTATGCAGGGTTATAGAAAACACAACAACATacctaaataaacaatttatttggACTATCAAggcttttaaaattaatattttcgccacttatttttaattgttttgattTGGGCGATTGATTAATTGAAGGGCAATTAACAAGATTAGACACTTATCGTTTCGCTACccaatttagatattttagcgTATTATGTCCAATACCTCTTGGAGTAGTAGGCTTTTGGCAACTCATTTATTGAACCGTAGCCTTCTAAGTAAAGCCTATTGATGTTTGAAGTATGACGATGGTAATACTTACTCAAGATGATACGATGCTTCTGAAGTGCCATCCCTCAGCCCAAATTATGATAAGTATACTCAAAGActcctaagtaggtatattaggtactagataataatgtaaagaataaaaaaaaagaataatcaCGTAAACTGCAcatgaaaataaatgttataacGATCTAAATCggtctaattatttatttaccagtTAGTAAGAATTGAACTTGTAATCGCTGATAAGTTTCAAATTGTTTTGGAAAATTCAAAATGGACTCATACGTAGGAAGAATTTTAATCTGAAATTAATATCTAGTAAAATTTAACGTAATAACAAATGAAGGTCTTACTCGTGTAGATCTCGTaagtgtttaaataataattatgtatgtctttgccttgattttaataaaaataaaaaacttgttTGTCCACAGATGCTATCAAGGAGCGATGCAACCAGCAAGAAGATCTCTTGCAAAGGTGTTCCATGGCCCTCCCCGTGCTGAGCTCGAGAGAGATATCGTTCGCACTCACACAAGAGGAATTAGACAAAAGTTGTGTGTAAGTTTCATTTTTGTAACACAAACAAACAGATTATGTAAAAACTTATTGCGTTTTTGCTTTTACATTACCTACGCACGAGTTGCTCACGTATTTTTATGGCAAAAATAACTAATTACAGGAATTAGGAATTTTAAATTTAGAATTTGAATCCAATTGaccttcaattgttttttttattaactgtaCCTGTACCTTCGGACAAGAATAGCCTGTTATTTATAAATACGTGCTATTTTTAacggaggaggttctcaatttggttggttttttaatttagttaattcaattatgtacctattGGATAACTTTCAATAacctatgatgataatgatgcttAGATAAGTGTAGGTATGAGACAACATTCCGTATCCCAAATGTCTTAAATTTCCCTTCAGCATTACACATGTAACACATGATGTAAACAAAGTACATAACATTTGTATGTATTCAATTACTCCAACGACCTCGCTTGTTCAGTACgagtatttattaaaatataaatattgattaaGTGAGCGAAACTTGCATTTTGCGGTAAAACATATGGGATACAACTTGGTTATTTGTTTCATTGGAGGCTTGGAGCCGTAAAGTTGGGCGGCATAGGGCTGCCATCCGTCCGGGTTTTCCCGGAATTTCCTAGTTCAGAAGGCATCCAGGGTGCGTCCGGGCGGGGTTTCATTTGTAGTCCGGGTTAAAAATTTCTAGTCTTAGGCCGACActattaagttttaaaaaaacatgttgACATGCCCGGGTTTTGGGCTCTAAAATACGTGATTTTCACGTGTCTTATCCCAGTTGTCAAATTTTAGAGATGGCATCCCTAGCGGCAAACTCCCACGCTACTTTGGTTAGCAAACTTTCATTCAGCGAAGGAACATTTTGATTGTAAATATCTAAAAGTGAAGTACAGTTTAGTATACTCGTACTCCCACAGCGATTCCGTGAATATGATTAAGTAAGTTATTTGTTTGTCTTATAAGTAGAAGCAAATTAACTATGTATCATATACCTATTTGTAAGAGTACATAACAGTTCAAGGGATAGTTTAGCAAAAATGTAGTCAGGTAGAtataaaatgtaacttttttttatttatttatttaactcaaTTTCGTACTATGTAATATTCTATTCTGAAATGGCTTGAGTATCATGTCAGTAGGTCTAGGTATAATGAACCTTAGAAAgacgtaattttaagtttttcttgTTTCAGTTAACAGCCTAAAATTATCAGctaaaataggtacttatttagagGCTCGTTATTATATAAATTCATGCCTCTTCCAATTAACTTAATTATCCACTTATTGTACCacttataattattacaatataaACGTTTATTGGGCTACTTTCAAAACAGTTGCTAAATTTTAAGGAAGGGTTCTGCTCATTACTAGGTACTTTTACTATAGGAATAAGGTggtcaacaaaaatctactgtAAATATGCTGCTTTTTGATCTTGCAGCAACTTTTTCTATGGAACAGCCAGGaacattttttaatataatcGTGAAAAGGCACCTTTAACCCTGTATAAATGACTTAAAATAGGCAATCAGAAATGACTAATCAGTAGGTAAGATTAAAGGGTCTCGGTTTGTTGAAAAGGTCGAACCATAGAGACGAAAGCAGTAATTAACAGTGATATAAATGGCGCTGATATTAAATGTATTCGCGTAGTTTTACGTAAAAAGTTTTActaaaatttttctttcttgATAGCATCagactacatattttatacatttttgtagcaaaacggCTCCATTACAAATACTTAATTATGATTACAAAGTGTTTAGATTGACCTGCTATTGTCTGTCGGTTTACCAATATgtctttataatattgtatCGTTTATCAAATTACAAATCTCATTGCCGAACCAATTGGGTATGAAGCACCCTCTTAGCCCATTACCACTTTCTAAGTTCACAACGTCTCAGTAAGTTTGATCGAGGCGTCTCAGCGGCTGAGAAGTTGAGCGGAAAGATTCCGCAGTTAGTTCTCCTCAAtttgggacttttgttggaactATTCCGCCATCAAACTTAAACAGTTTAACGAAAATATGTTAGGAAAATCTCCTCCAAAATTGTACGTGTTTGAAGCATATTTTCAGTAAAAGTCACATTATGTAATCGACTGAAAAAGTTAatacatagtacaagctttgcttagtttgaaaggaagaaagaaagaaagaaagaaagaaagaaagaaaaatagttaTTTGGTTTGGgaagtttgggactagaagcgtaatgtaaaatgtccaaggatatttatgtaCAGGGTGTtaagtaaatgggtatatgagccgacactagcccatgttaacatgggcatataaatggtatagtgaagttagtttgatatcatcattttaatttttttattttgtatgaaaatttcatacaaaataaattttataaaatccgatttgtatgaaaattaaaataattaaaatgaagatatcaattttctgacttcaccatacaatttatatgcccatgttaacatgggctagtgtcggctcatatacccatttacctaacaccctgtatttatttattaatgaaattaaaagtaactaTCAATTTGATCACGGCtatgttaatattaaattaatcaacTTGTCATTTGTCGTTACGACGTTGAACACGCAATATGAATGGTTTATTCATAAAAGAAGCGTCATTATTAAGAAGCTACATTATTGAAATCGTCACGCAGTAAATACAAATGTCTATCATTGAGTCGCTTCCAAAAAGAACATTGTGAAATTTTAGGCGAAACATTTACTTTCTTCGATTCAATAAAAAACTCAAGGTACCTAGATCCTGATTAAACCATTCAGCCCAATCTCACAACCACTTTGCGATGTGAATAGAATCGTTGGTATGTAAAGCATTCCCTGAATGTAAATGAGGACTCGCTCACTGTTTTTATTTCCTTTCCGATATTTATTCGTGTCATTTTTATCGAATTTATGCCAATTCTTATCACGCTTATCATTATGGAATCATGTGATCAAATTGATGGGCATGATGACACGTTAAAACATCAAAGATTCCGACAATATCAGACTGATGTAGGTATCActgcaaaatataaattagaCGACGGTTACGTCATACATTTACTTAGTTACAAACGTAACTTTCGGAAACTCCATTGCCTGCAAAGAGACAACGTCAAGACAAATGGCGACTTAACCTGAGCGTAGGATAAAATGTTTACGTCTTGTTGCAGTGAACTGCGCTCCGGGATAAGATGCATAGACAATTACACGACCGTCTGTATGGAGAAGCACGAGCAAGTCGTGTTCAGGCGGATATACTCTGGGATTACTGACGTGGTGCAGGACTTGTGTACCCGCGGGAAGTACCAGGACGAGTACTTGAAGCATGCTACTTGCGTGAAGCACGTCAGGCCAGAGTATGAGAAATGCAGCAAGCGGTACGAAGTGACGCTGACCACTCTCAGCGATTCTCACAAGACAGAGCAGTATCAAACTGATCATGATAACTCGGCGAGTCACGAAGATTATCTGCGCACTGTTTGTTGGTAAGTAAAATTTGTAGAACTTTTTAATAGCCTAATTAGTAACATATTCGCTAACATAACCACAGCTTCATTCATACGCATACCTGCCTGCTACGGAAATGGCAGCAGGTAATTAATATGTGGGGACTTAACTAAGCATGACTAATAAAACTGATTCTTAATGATTTCCGACAATTTAGCGGAAGAGTTTGCACTCAACagtaggatgcgcgccgtgatatactttatcgacgtcaaaatgtttaggcaatatcgataaaatggcgtgataaccgcttatagCGGCTCGCATCCAGACCTACAGGACAAGCCTTTCATCGCAGGGAATGTCATGAAACATCTTATCCGTATGAGTGATGAAGCTAGTGTCCTCACCTCCAATGGGTGCACTAACAAACGATTTTCATTATTCTGTGCAATGCAGAATCATTTAGGCGCAATATTTCATCCTGATATTCTATGTTTATTGTATACCATAatctacataataattaatataggATCTAATTATCGGCACTGTCAGTAACAGTACCGCTAAACGTCGTCTATTCTCTGCTTATAGCCATACTCGAGTACACGTGTTGAAGAGCTATATCAATATGGTGGGTAATATCTATCGTGCAGATATTATAATTTGTAACTCAgagcaaacaaacaaaccctAGTTCTGGTAATTCATCGCATCTAACAGGCATAATTTTTAAGCTTTATATCATTAATCATTACTActttaatgtaatatttgttCACAATAAATTTGGTCGAATTTGTTTGTAATCAAATTCGTACATTAAGTATTTAAATGTCCAGACCACCAATTAACGtaacaattaatttatcaaaCTGATTGTACATTTAAATATTCGACACTCTCTGAtttcaataaacaattattGCGATGGTATTTCAAAATGTCttctaaattatgatttaaattattaatgttagGCCACCTTCGTTAACGAATTCAATTAACATTTCCAACTATTTAGCAATCGTCCACTTAGTATGAGTGTCTTCCAATTTGAGTTCCGCAAATTAAACTGTCATGGAGGAGAATTCATCGGAAGATCCTCCAGAGTACAGAGAGGTGCTACTCAAAAGACTTGGGCAAAGTCTTGAATATTGAATAGTCCtcgttaataaaatattcaacaaaTCGAACCGGCTTTCCGGCGCTAATTACTCGTCTGAAGATTGACTACCAGAGCTATCTACACAGCTACGCAGAATTATAATAACTTCATTATTATTTCCGCGTTTAAATTTTGCCAATTTCTTGAATGTTAACTCGGGCGTAACAAagtgtaataatttaatagaaACTTGATTGCGCGTCCAAAATTTTTAGGGCCCACTGAATACAATTCATCTGTCTTGCAACTCGATTTATATAAGTGGATTCCTTATTGTATCCGTTAATTCTATTGGTTAGCATAAATACTTGGAAGCCGTCCACTTTAGCATCGTTCGGGTTCCCATTCAGAAGATTCAAGCTTCATTTTGCCCTCATTTTAGCCATCAAGCCCTGTTTAAGATTCTGCGTAAATTCTATCAGATTAAGAGACGCACTTAAGGCTCTCGCGGCGTGTTAATGACTCCCTTATCCGTGTTCTTAGCAATTGATTTTGTAATTTAGccatacttaattatattatatcCGAAGCATCCATTCTGCGGCTAATCCTCTCCACTCCAGTAGATCACCCGCAGCAAAAACGTACGCAATTTATTACTGTCATTGGACGATGGAAAAGTCTTCTGTATTctgtaaaaactttttgataTTTATTACTCTGCTCATCAACGTCAGATGAGAAACAATATCATTATGAATGGTTCTTGTGCTTTAAAAAATATCGGAAACTGTTATGTCATAATTAATTTACCTTCAAGCTTTATCACTCGTACTTCCTTAATTGTTTTGAGTTCAGATTTCAAACTACAATCTAAGATGAGGGTCAGATCAGTACTATTAGGGTCTGATGACTAGCATTGTCCCTCAAGTTAACAAAAACCATCGAGGAACCTGCATTAAATGTTAAATCATCTACCATAGAACGAATCGAAAATTTGAAACTATCCCTTAAATATAACCTTTGTGGCATTATGATAGAGTCAATTGTTGTTAATGAACAATGAAATAGGAGAATAGACAGTCACTAAATCTATGGATTCTACAGAATGTTTCGCAAATTGAAACCCTAAACGCGAGGGTCCACAGAGCTTAACTATTATTTTGCTCCTGTTTCTAATAAACGATTTCATTTACAAGGAAGCACAAACTGTGTCGGTGTTTCGTTATCTCTTTCATTAACCATTAAACTGTCGCGGTATCTACAAAACGTTTCTCTGTtctgaaataaattttatttgcattgttaACGTTCGTGCATTGGTCAGTCCCTAGTTAAAAATATTCGTGCACTATCACAGGATTCATACATCGCTGCCCATGCACTGACACAATGGAAAGATGAACAAAAACGCAGTTATTTTCCACGGAAAAAACACGAGCTCTGGCACAAATTGCTATTTGTAACTACAGAAACAAACTTTAATTTCACAATTAAGCTCGAAGCCTATTCTATCCGTAGGCCAATTTAGTAAATGAAAGCTACTAAATGATTATAAAATGGATTCAGTGTTTGAGCTGTTGTACTTATAAGATGAAAATAGTTAAATTATACGAGAAAAATAACGTTTACATTcgtattttaaactattatgttgcatttttactataaaattatcacttcacgtcgggagagtaaacattttatttaccgttaaaatagatattgttgcaataaatcccgtgaagtgataattttataatttacattcggtttcggtacaaaatattttttctatgtaACAAACTGTCTGCTGTTATGATGTTAATCATTACAAGATTCAAATTTTGAAGTTTGAACATAATTATTTGCTTGTAGAAGCAATTAATGAATGGTTGTTTGTGTGCTAAAGATTCATTCAATAAAACATAGGTattaaagttgattttgaaAGGTTAAAATTATTCCAATATCCAACGACTCATCCACTTTAAATTCATAAAACTTTAAGGTTTAGTAGGTACTACgagcgacagcacatcaagctaattGTACTCTGACATTTAAGTAGTTATTAATAGGTGCCATTTTTCAACAAACTTTAAGGTGCTGGCGAGTATGCAACAAAATTCAATAAAGTTCTTTTATCATGTGGGCAGCTGTAATAACTCTTGTAAATGTGACTTTATGAGCCTCCATTGCAACTGACGTGGCTCAATTGATCACCATCAGCTCAATGTAAAATGAACGATTACAATGATAATTATGAATGACAACATACTGCAGTGGATCAATAAAGTTACAGTTGAAGTTATTTTGTAAGTCCCGATTTTAAAACCCGATGTTTTGATAGGAAATCAAATTCAATCGTACCATTGTTgttgttaaaaaaatctttaacataaaatatacagagCTTATGTGATTAGATAAAGCTTTTTGGTAATTATACAATTCCATAAAGTTACTAGTTACATCTTCCATCTTGTCGCACAACTATAATTGGAATGGAATTATGAAGTTATCTAACTAACATGCTCGTAATGATTATGTGATGAGATGAAATGAgataaataggtataatatatggatagtaaataaatcataatccCCATAAACCAACAgtaagttttaataataaagttgtCAGTGTTTGATACATATTTTGTATTTCCAGTTCATTCCAAGAGTACTTGAGGTGCTCCGAGCAAACCGTGCAGAGCTCGTGTGGCGACGACGCCGCCCTCTTCACCAGTGCGTTCCTGAAACGAATGGCTTCCAATATTATCAAGGTAAGGTATTACCGCAATACTCCATGATACGTATCACAAAAAGTCGGTCATGGATTGTGTCTATGATTCTTAAAGCCGTATCGTCTTCTTAATTCATTAATTCTGGGTAGCTTTCCTTTTATACTTTTCAG
The sequence above is drawn from the Ostrinia nubilalis unplaced genomic scaffold, ilOstNubi1.1 SCAFFOLD_49, whole genome shotgun sequence genome and encodes:
- the LOC135087549 gene encoding uncharacterized protein LOC135087549 encodes the protein MCKFLVSGFVVIFFVNLCDAIKERCNQQEDLLQRCSMALPVLSSREISFALTQEELDKSCVELRSGIRCIDNYTTVCMEKHEQVVFRRIYSGITDVVQDLCTRGKYQDEYLKHATCVKHVRPEYEKCSKRYEVTLTTLSDSHKTEQYQTDHDNSASHEDYLRTVCCSFQEYLRCSEQTVQSSCGDDAALFTSAFLKRMASNIIKNFCLEYRGHECGLPDKATSSNYSLVLVTVAVFGNLLVYLSGALVPT